From a single Procambarus clarkii isolate CNS0578487 unplaced genomic scaffold, FALCON_Pclarkii_2.0 HiC_scaffold_103, whole genome shotgun sequence genomic region:
- the LOC138360252 gene encoding gastrula zinc finger protein XlCGF57.1-like produces the protein MKIHTGEKFYKCLVCLKDFSRKSHLTNHMRVHTGEKPYHCTECLKGFSQRSHLANHMKVHTGEKPYQCSMCVKGFSQKSHLASHMMRLHTGEKPYQCTECLKDYPGKSDLLKHMRTHTGDKPYQCLVCPKKFIQKSNLASHMRVHSGEKPYQCSECLKCFSQKSHLASHMKVHAGEKPFQCSECQKDFSDSSTLVKHMKTHTGEKPYHCSECLKSFTLKYELASHMRVHTGEKPYQCPECIKDFTQKGHLISHMRIHTGEKPYQCTECIRNFSRKDHLVKHMRIHERENPHQF, from the coding sequence ATGAAAATTCATACAGGTGAGAAATTTTATAAATGTTTAGTGTGTCTAAAAGACTTTTCACGAAAATCTCATCTAACAAATCATATGAGAGTGCATACAGGAGAGAAGCCTTATCATTGTACAGAATGCTTAAAAGGCTTTTCGCAAAGATCTCATTTAGCAAATCATATGAAAGTTCATactggagagaaaccatatcaatgTTCAATGTGTGTAAAAGGTTTTTCACAAAAATCTCATCTAGCTAGTCATATGATGAgacttcatacaggagagaagccATATCAGTGCACAGAGTGTTTGAAAGACTATCCAGGTAAATCAGATCTATTAAAACATATGCGAACTCATACTGGAGATAAACCATATCAATGTTTAGTGTGTCCAAAAAAATTTATACAAAAATCCAATCTTGCAAGTCATATGAGGGTTCattcaggagagaaaccatatcagtgCTCAGAGTGTCTAAAATGCTTTTCACAAAAATCTCATCTTGCAAGCCACATGAAAGTTCATGCGGGAGAAAAACCATTTCAGTGCTCGGAATGTCAGAAAGATTTTTCAGATAGTTCAACTCTAGTAAAACACATGAAAACTCATACAGGAGAAAAACCATATCACTGCTCAGAGTGTCTGAAAAGCTTCACATTGAAATATGAGTTAGCAAGTCATATGAGAGTTCATACAGGAGAAAAACCATATCAGTGTCCGGAGTGCATAAAAGACTTTACACAAAAAGGTCATCTAATATCACACATGAGAATTCATACTGGAGAAAAGCCATATCAGTGTACAGAGTGTATAAGAAACTTCTCACGTAAAGATCATCTTGTAAAACATATGAGAATTCATGAAAGAGAAAATCCACATCAGTTTTAA